In one Dermochelys coriacea isolate rDerCor1 chromosome 20, rDerCor1.pri.v4, whole genome shotgun sequence genomic region, the following are encoded:
- the ADGRE1 gene encoding adhesion G protein-coupled receptor E1 isoform X6 has translation MKKQLITHLVGFCWLVCFKGTQHFSSAVNRCDDPMLCPDHATCTDALQGYYCTCQRGFVSTSGATEFTDPAVHCKKDMCAASSVCPAFATCENIPGSHRCACKRGFASSSGEQYFTDRKVKCNDIDECSLDPSLCGPSTVCTNKLGSYACKCPPGYLPPSQPGIPFSCTDVDECAPNPAICGPNASCINTPGSYTCQCSPGHLPSTPGPWVPGTTRCTDVASNDPVRKCHNRRLDAAHGSSPDNAAFCTLLTSTFSVLGDPYERKNSTISLVKAAAGFASILEQTPSWSNLSTEQLSTMATVFLQSVESIVLAAFANPAGNGSQTIQMEQLDVQTKVIEDGCPRKDSVISLEVKGETMKISCRTIQGTVARGTSPPPEGVRWISQACFSAAPFRMGMGSPSPHHQVAILHSPGWSGVCLLRGHGVHPEWQLLPWPKGHLSLDEFQGGECRPDQPDQDRFPGSSQLHLPEHHAKQQPRPAHLRLVGGHGLAWQLGSGRVRGPTQQCHSHHVQLQSRLQLGCPHGIGGDNGFPLFLVSHIGLALSLLCLFLAILTFLLSRSIRNVNTSIHLQLCLCLFLADLLFLTAVDSPGHQLACTIIAGLLHYLFLACFAWMFLEAVVLFLTIRNLGVVNYFSTHSPKMRHLSLFGYGFPTLVVAVSAVVMPEGYGRQENCWLSMEKGFIWSFLGPVCVIIGINSILFALTLWMLQRKLSRLNTDVSTLKDTRLLTFKAIAQVFILGCTWIFGLLQVGPVATVMAYLFTIINSLQGAFIFLVHCLLNRQVREEYKRWFTCKPKSYISDVSMSTLATSSKAG, from the exons ATGAAGAAGCAGCTTATCACCCACCTTGTAG GCTTTTGCTGGCTCGTTTGCTTCAAGGGGACTCAGCATTTCTCCAGTGCTG TGAACAGGTGCGATGATCCAATGCTGTGCCCTGATCATGCAACGTGCACCGATGCTCTCCAGGGCTACTACTGCACCTGCCAACGTGGGTTCGTATCCACTTCGGGGGCCACGGAGTTCACCGATCCAGCCGTCCATTGCAAAA AGGACATGTGTGCAGCTTCATCTGTCTGTCCTGCTTTTGCAACCTGTGAAAACATCCCTGGGAGCCACCGCTGCGCCTGCAAACGTGGGTTTGCATCTAGCTCTGGGGAGCAGTACTTCACTGATCGAAAAGTGAAGTGCAACG ATATTGACGAATGTTCCCTGGACCCATCGCTCTGCGGCCCCAGCACCGTGTGCACCAACAAACTGGGCAGTTATGCCTGCAAGTGTCCCCCAGGCTACCTCCCCCCGAGCCAGCCTGGCATCCCGTTCAGCTGCACAG ATGTGGATGAATGTGCCCCAAACCCTGCAATCTGTGGGCCCAATGCCTCCTGCATCAACACACCTGGGAGCTACACCTGCCAGTGCTCACCAGGGCACCTTCCGTCCACACCAGGGCCGTGGGTACCTGGAACAACCCGCTGCACAG ATGTCGCTTCAAACGATCCGGTGAGGAAATGCCACAACCGAAGGCTAGACGCGGCTCACGGCTCATCCCCAGACAAT GCTGCCTTCTGCACTTTATTGACCTCCACCTTCAGCGTCTTGGGAGACCCCTATGAAAGGAAGAACTCCACCATCTCTCTGGTG AAAGCCGCTGCGGGATTTGCCTCCATCCTGGAGCAGACGCCCTCCTGGTCCAACCTGAGCACGGAGCAGCTCTCCACCATGGCCACTGTCTTCCTGCAGAGCGTGGAGAGCATCGTGCTGGCTGCCTTCGCCAACCCCGCCGGGAATGGGAGCCAGACCATCCAGATGGAACAACTGG ATGTCCAGACCAAAGTCATTGAGGACGGCTGCCCCAGAAAGGACTCAGTCATCAGCCTGGAAGTCAAAGGGGAGACCATGAAGATTAGCTGCAGAACAATCCAGGGAACAGTGGCACGAGGTACGTCACCACCACCAGAGGGTGTGAGATGGATTTCCCAGGCTTGCTTCTCAGCTGCCCCATTCAGGATGGgaatgggctcccccagcccTCACCACCAAGTGGCAATATTGCACAG CCCGGGCTGGAGTGGCGTTTGCCTCCTACGTGGGCATGGAGTCCATCCTGAATGGCAGCTTCTTCCATGGCCAAAGGGCCACCTCAGTCTGGATGAATTCCAGGGTGGTGAGTGCCGTCCTGACCAGCCAGACCAAGACCGATTTCCTGGATCCAGTCAACTACACCTTCCAGAACATCATG ccaaGCAGCAGCCCCGACCAGCTCATCTGCGTCTCGTGGGAGGCCACGGCCTGGCAtggcagctgggctcaggcagggTGCGGGGTCCTACACAGCAATGCCACTCACACCACGTGCAGCTGCAATCACGTCTCCAACTTGGCTGTCCTCATGGCATCGGGGGAGATAACG GCTTCCCACTGTTCCTCGTCTCCCACATCGGGCTGGCCCTCTCTCTGCTGTGCCTCTTCCTCGCCATCCTCACCTTCCTCCTGAGCCGTTCCATCCGCAACGTGAACACCTCCATCCACCtgcagctctgcctctgcctcttcctggccGACCTGCTCTTCCTCACCGCGGTGGACAGCCCCGGCCATCAG CTGGCGTGCACCATCATTGCTGGCCTCCTGCACTACCTCTTCCTGGCCTGCTTCGCCTGGATGTTCCTGGAGGCCGTGGTGCTCTTCCTCACCATCCGCAACCTCGGGGTCGTCAACTATTTCAGCACCCACAGCCCCAAGATGCGGCACCTGAGCCTCTTCGGCTACGGCTTCCCCACCCTGGTGGTGGCCGTCTCGGCGGTGGTTATGCCGGAGGGCTACGGCAGGCAGGAAAA CTGCTGGCTCAGCATGGAAAAGGGGTTCATCTGGAGTTTCCTGGGACCGGTGTGTGTCATCATCGGG ATTAATTCCATCCTTTTTGCCTTAACCCTctggatgctgcagagaaagcttTCCAGGCTCAACACTGATGTGTCCACCCTCAAGGACACCAG GCTACTGACCTTTAAAGCCATCGCCCAAGTCTTCATTCTGGGCTGCACGTGGATTTTCGGTCTCCTTCAAGTCGGCCCAGTTGCCACTGTCATGGCGTATTTATTT
- the ADGRE1 gene encoding adhesion G protein-coupled receptor E1 isoform X7: MKKQLITHLVGFCWLVCFKGTQHFSSAVNRCDDPMLCPDHATCTDALQGYYCTCQRGFVSTSGATEFTDPAVHCKKDMCAASSVCPAFATCENIPGSHRCACKRGFASSSGEQYFTDRKVKCNDIDECSRDPSPCGPSSVCTNTLGSYACTCPPGYLPPSQPGIPFNCTDVDECAPNPAICGPNASCINTPGSYTCQCSPGHLPSTPGPWVPGTTRCTDVASNDPVRKCHNRRLDAAHGSSPDNAAFCTLLTSTFSVLGDPYERKNSTISLVKAAAGFASILEQTPSWSNLSTEQLSTMATVFLQSVESIVLAAFANPAGNGSQTIQMEQLDVQTKVIEDGCPRKDSVISLEVKGETMKISCRTIQGTVARGTSPPPEGVRWISQACFSAAPFRMGMGSPSPHHQVAILHSPGWSGVCLLRGHGVHPEWQLLPWPKGHLSLDEFQGGECRPDQPDQDRFPGSSQLHLPEHHAKQQPRPAHLRLVGGHGLAWQLGSGRVRGPTQQCHSHHVQLQSRLQLGCPHGIGGDNGFPLFLVSHIGLALSLLCLFLAILTFLLSRSIRNVNTSIHLQLCLCLFLADLLFLTAVDSPGHQLACTIIAGLLHYLFLACFAWMFLEAVVLFLTIRNLGVVNYFSTHSPKMRHLSLFGYGFPTLVVAVSAVVMPEGYGRQENCWLSMEKGFIWSFLGPVCVIIGINSILFALTLWMLQRKLSRLNTDVSTLKDTRLLTFKAIAQVFILGCTWIFGLLQVGPVATVMAYLFTIINSLQGAFIFLVHCLLNRQVREEYKRWFTCKPKSYISDVSMSTLATSSKAG; this comes from the exons ATGAAGAAGCAGCTTATCACCCACCTTGTAG GCTTTTGCTGGCTCGTTTGCTTCAAGGGGACTCAGCATTTCTCCAGTGCTG TGAACAGGTGCGATGATCCAATGCTGTGCCCTGATCATGCAACGTGCACCGATGCTCTCCAGGGCTACTACTGCACCTGCCAACGTGGGTTCGTATCCACTTCGGGGGCCACGGAGTTCACCGATCCAGCCGTCCATTGCAAAA AGGACATGTGTGCAGCTTCATCTGTCTGTCCTGCTTTTGCAACCTGTGAAAACATCCCTGGGAGCCACCGCTGCGCCTGCAAACGTGGGTTTGCATCTAGCTCTGGGGAGCAGTACTTCACTGATCGAAAAGTGAAGTGCAACG ATATTGACGAATGTTCCCGGGACCCATCGCCCTGCggccccagctctgtgtgcaccAACACACTGGGCAGTTACGCTTGCACGTGTCCCCCAGGCTACCTCCCCCCGAGCCAGCCTGGTATCCCGTTCAACTGCACAG ATGTGGATGAATGTGCCCCAAACCCTGCAATCTGTGGGCCCAATGCCTCCTGCATCAACACACCTGGGAGCTACACCTGCCAGTGCTCACCAGGGCACCTTCCGTCCACACCAGGGCCGTGGGTACCTGGAACAACCCGCTGCACAG ATGTCGCTTCAAACGATCCGGTGAGGAAATGCCACAACCGAAGGCTAGACGCGGCTCACGGCTCATCCCCAGACAAT GCTGCCTTCTGCACTTTATTGACCTCCACCTTCAGCGTCTTGGGAGACCCCTATGAAAGGAAGAACTCCACCATCTCTCTGGTG AAAGCCGCTGCGGGATTTGCCTCCATCCTGGAGCAGACGCCCTCCTGGTCCAACCTGAGCACGGAGCAGCTCTCCACCATGGCCACTGTCTTCCTGCAGAGCGTGGAGAGCATCGTGCTGGCTGCCTTCGCCAACCCCGCCGGGAATGGGAGCCAGACCATCCAGATGGAACAACTGG ATGTCCAGACCAAAGTCATTGAGGACGGCTGCCCCAGAAAGGACTCAGTCATCAGCCTGGAAGTCAAAGGGGAGACCATGAAGATTAGCTGCAGAACAATCCAGGGAACAGTGGCACGAGGTACGTCACCACCACCAGAGGGTGTGAGATGGATTTCCCAGGCTTGCTTCTCAGCTGCCCCATTCAGGATGGgaatgggctcccccagcccTCACCACCAAGTGGCAATATTGCACAG CCCGGGCTGGAGTGGCGTTTGCCTCCTACGTGGGCATGGAGTCCATCCTGAATGGCAGCTTCTTCCATGGCCAAAGGGCCACCTCAGTCTGGATGAATTCCAGGGTGGTGAGTGCCGTCCTGACCAGCCAGACCAAGACCGATTTCCTGGATCCAGTCAACTACACCTTCCAGAACATCATG ccaaGCAGCAGCCCCGACCAGCTCATCTGCGTCTCGTGGGAGGCCACGGCCTGGCAtggcagctgggctcaggcagggTGCGGGGTCCTACACAGCAATGCCACTCACACCACGTGCAGCTGCAATCACGTCTCCAACTTGGCTGTCCTCATGGCATCGGGGGAGATAACG GCTTCCCACTGTTCCTCGTCTCCCACATCGGGCTGGCCCTCTCTCTGCTGTGCCTCTTCCTCGCCATCCTCACCTTCCTCCTGAGCCGTTCCATCCGCAACGTGAACACCTCCATCCACCtgcagctctgcctctgcctcttcctggccGACCTGCTCTTCCTCACCGCGGTGGACAGCCCCGGCCATCAG CTGGCGTGCACCATCATTGCTGGCCTCCTGCACTACCTCTTCCTGGCCTGCTTCGCCTGGATGTTCCTGGAGGCCGTGGTGCTCTTCCTCACCATCCGCAACCTCGGGGTCGTCAACTATTTCAGCACCCACAGCCCCAAGATGCGGCACCTGAGCCTCTTCGGCTACGGCTTCCCCACCCTGGTGGTGGCCGTCTCGGCGGTGGTTATGCCGGAGGGCTACGGCAGGCAGGAAAA CTGCTGGCTCAGCATGGAAAAGGGGTTCATCTGGAGTTTCCTGGGACCGGTGTGTGTCATCATCGGG ATTAATTCCATCCTTTTTGCCTTAACCCTctggatgctgcagagaaagcttTCCAGGCTCAACACTGATGTGTCCACCCTCAAGGACACCAG GCTACTGACCTTTAAAGCCATCGCCCAAGTCTTCATTCTGGGCTGCACGTGGATTTTCGGTCTCCTTCAAGTCGGCCCAGTTGCCACTGTCATGGCGTATTTATTT
- the ADGRE1 gene encoding adhesion G protein-coupled receptor E1 isoform X3, with amino-acid sequence MEDMCAASSVCPAFATCENIPGSHRCACKRGFASSSGEQYFTDRKVKCNDIDECSLDPSLCGPSTVCTNKLGSYACKCPPGYLPPSQPGIPFSCTDINECLDLASCPASATCTNTPGSHFCTCNTGFASSSGELRFTEPAAQCNDIDECSRDPSPCGPSSVCTNTLGSYACTCPPGYLPPSQPGIPFNCTDVDECAPNPAICGPNASCINTPGSYTCQCSPGHLPSTPGPWVPGTTRCTDVASNDPVRKCHNRRLDAAHGSSPDNAAFCTLLTSTFSVLGDPYERKNSTISLVKAAAGFASILEQTPSWSNLSTEQLSTMATVFLQSVESIVLAAFANPAGNGSQTIQMEQLDVQTKVIEDGCPRKDSVISLEVKGETMKISCRTIQGTVARGTSPPPEGVRWISQACFSAAPFRMGMGSPSPHHQVAILHSPGWSGVCLLRGHGVHPEWQLLPWPKGHLSLDEFQGGECRPDQPDQDRFPGSSQLHLPEHHAKQQPRPAHLRLVGGHGLAWQLGSGRVRGPTQQCHSHHVQLQSRLQLGCPHGIGGDNGFPLFLVSHIGLALSLLCLFLAILTFLLSRSIRNVNTSIHLQLCLCLFLADLLFLTAVDSPGHQLACTIIAGLLHYLFLACFAWMFLEAVVLFLTIRNLGVVNYFSTHSPKMRHLSLFGYGFPTLVVAVSAVVMPEGYGRQENCWLSMEKGFIWSFLGPVCVIIGINSILFALTLWMLQRKLSRLNTDVSTLKDTRLLTFKAIAQVFILGCTWIFGLLQVGPVATVMAYLFTIINSLQGAFIFLVHCLLNRQVREEYKRWFTCKPKSYISDVSMSTLATSSKAG; translated from the exons ATGG AGGACATGTGTGCAGCTTCATCTGTCTGTCCTGCTTTTGCAACCTGTGAAAACATCCCTGGGAGCCACCGCTGCGCCTGCAAACGTGGGTTTGCATCTAGCTCTGGGGAGCAGTACTTCACTGATCGAAAAGTGAAGTGCAACG ATATTGACGAATGTTCCCTGGACCCATCGCTCTGCGGCCCCAGCACCGTGTGCACCAACAAACTGGGCAGTTATGCCTGCAAGTGTCCCCCAGGCTACCTCCCCCCGAGCCAGCCTGGCATCCCGTTCAGCTGCACAG ATATCAACGAGTGTCTGGATCTGGCATCATGTCCTGCGTCCGCCACCTGCACCAACACCCCAGGAAGCCACTTCTGCACCTGCAATACCGGctttgcatccagttctggggaGCTGCGCTTCACTGAGCCAGCAGCGCAGTGCAACG ATATTGACGAATGTTCCCGGGACCCATCGCCCTGCggccccagctctgtgtgcaccAACACACTGGGCAGTTACGCTTGCACGTGTCCCCCAGGCTACCTCCCCCCGAGCCAGCCTGGTATCCCGTTCAACTGCACAG ATGTGGATGAATGTGCCCCAAACCCTGCAATCTGTGGGCCCAATGCCTCCTGCATCAACACACCTGGGAGCTACACCTGCCAGTGCTCACCAGGGCACCTTCCGTCCACACCAGGGCCGTGGGTACCTGGAACAACCCGCTGCACAG ATGTCGCTTCAAACGATCCGGTGAGGAAATGCCACAACCGAAGGCTAGACGCGGCTCACGGCTCATCCCCAGACAAT GCTGCCTTCTGCACTTTATTGACCTCCACCTTCAGCGTCTTGGGAGACCCCTATGAAAGGAAGAACTCCACCATCTCTCTGGTG AAAGCCGCTGCGGGATTTGCCTCCATCCTGGAGCAGACGCCCTCCTGGTCCAACCTGAGCACGGAGCAGCTCTCCACCATGGCCACTGTCTTCCTGCAGAGCGTGGAGAGCATCGTGCTGGCTGCCTTCGCCAACCCCGCCGGGAATGGGAGCCAGACCATCCAGATGGAACAACTGG ATGTCCAGACCAAAGTCATTGAGGACGGCTGCCCCAGAAAGGACTCAGTCATCAGCCTGGAAGTCAAAGGGGAGACCATGAAGATTAGCTGCAGAACAATCCAGGGAACAGTGGCACGAGGTACGTCACCACCACCAGAGGGTGTGAGATGGATTTCCCAGGCTTGCTTCTCAGCTGCCCCATTCAGGATGGgaatgggctcccccagcccTCACCACCAAGTGGCAATATTGCACAG CCCGGGCTGGAGTGGCGTTTGCCTCCTACGTGGGCATGGAGTCCATCCTGAATGGCAGCTTCTTCCATGGCCAAAGGGCCACCTCAGTCTGGATGAATTCCAGGGTGGTGAGTGCCGTCCTGACCAGCCAGACCAAGACCGATTTCCTGGATCCAGTCAACTACACCTTCCAGAACATCATG ccaaGCAGCAGCCCCGACCAGCTCATCTGCGTCTCGTGGGAGGCCACGGCCTGGCAtggcagctgggctcaggcagggTGCGGGGTCCTACACAGCAATGCCACTCACACCACGTGCAGCTGCAATCACGTCTCCAACTTGGCTGTCCTCATGGCATCGGGGGAGATAACG GCTTCCCACTGTTCCTCGTCTCCCACATCGGGCTGGCCCTCTCTCTGCTGTGCCTCTTCCTCGCCATCCTCACCTTCCTCCTGAGCCGTTCCATCCGCAACGTGAACACCTCCATCCACCtgcagctctgcctctgcctcttcctggccGACCTGCTCTTCCTCACCGCGGTGGACAGCCCCGGCCATCAG CTGGCGTGCACCATCATTGCTGGCCTCCTGCACTACCTCTTCCTGGCCTGCTTCGCCTGGATGTTCCTGGAGGCCGTGGTGCTCTTCCTCACCATCCGCAACCTCGGGGTCGTCAACTATTTCAGCACCCACAGCCCCAAGATGCGGCACCTGAGCCTCTTCGGCTACGGCTTCCCCACCCTGGTGGTGGCCGTCTCGGCGGTGGTTATGCCGGAGGGCTACGGCAGGCAGGAAAA CTGCTGGCTCAGCATGGAAAAGGGGTTCATCTGGAGTTTCCTGGGACCGGTGTGTGTCATCATCGGG ATTAATTCCATCCTTTTTGCCTTAACCCTctggatgctgcagagaaagcttTCCAGGCTCAACACTGATGTGTCCACCCTCAAGGACACCAG GCTACTGACCTTTAAAGCCATCGCCCAAGTCTTCATTCTGGGCTGCACGTGGATTTTCGGTCTCCTTCAAGTCGGCCCAGTTGCCACTGTCATGGCGTATTTATTT
- the ADGRE1 gene encoding adhesion G protein-coupled receptor E1 isoform X9: MKKQLITHLVGFCWLVCFKGTQHFSSAVNRCDDPMLCPDHATCTDALQGYYCTCQRGFVSTSGATEFTDPAVHCKKDMCAASSVCPAFATCENIPGSHRCACKRGFASSSGEQYFTDRKVKCNDIDECSLDPSLCGPSTVCTNKLGSYACKCPPGYLPPSQPGIPFSCTDVDECAPNPAICGPNASCINTPGSYTCQCSPGHLPSTPGPWVPGTTRCTDVASNDPVRKCHNRRLDAAHGSSPDNAAFCTLLTSTFSVLGDPYERKNSTISLVKAAAGFASILEQTPSWSNLSTEQLSTMATVFLQSVESIVLAAFANPAGNGSQTIQMEQLDVQTKVIEDGCPRKDSVISLEVKGETMKISCRTIQGTVARARAGVAFASYVGMESILNGSFFHGQRATSVWMNSRVVSAVLTSQTKTDFLDPVNYTFQNIMPSSSPDQLICVSWEATAWHGSWAQAGCGVLHSNATHTTCSCNHVSNLAVLMASGEITAGFPLFLVSHIGLALSLLCLFLAILTFLLSRSIRNVNTSIHLQLCLCLFLADLLFLTAVDSPGHQLACTIIAGLLHYLFLACFAWMFLEAVVLFLTIRNLGVVNYFSTHSPKMRHLSLFGYGFPTLVVAVSAVVMPEGYGRQENCWLSMEKGFIWSFLGPVCVIIGINSILFALTLWMLQRKLSRLNTDVSTLKDTRLLTFKAIAQVFILGCTWIFGLLQVGPVATVMAYLFTIINSLQGAFIFLVHCLLNRQVREEYKRWFTCKPKSYISDVSMSTLATSSKAG; encoded by the exons ATGAAGAAGCAGCTTATCACCCACCTTGTAG GCTTTTGCTGGCTCGTTTGCTTCAAGGGGACTCAGCATTTCTCCAGTGCTG TGAACAGGTGCGATGATCCAATGCTGTGCCCTGATCATGCAACGTGCACCGATGCTCTCCAGGGCTACTACTGCACCTGCCAACGTGGGTTCGTATCCACTTCGGGGGCCACGGAGTTCACCGATCCAGCCGTCCATTGCAAAA AGGACATGTGTGCAGCTTCATCTGTCTGTCCTGCTTTTGCAACCTGTGAAAACATCCCTGGGAGCCACCGCTGCGCCTGCAAACGTGGGTTTGCATCTAGCTCTGGGGAGCAGTACTTCACTGATCGAAAAGTGAAGTGCAACG ATATTGACGAATGTTCCCTGGACCCATCGCTCTGCGGCCCCAGCACCGTGTGCACCAACAAACTGGGCAGTTATGCCTGCAAGTGTCCCCCAGGCTACCTCCCCCCGAGCCAGCCTGGCATCCCGTTCAGCTGCACAG ATGTGGATGAATGTGCCCCAAACCCTGCAATCTGTGGGCCCAATGCCTCCTGCATCAACACACCTGGGAGCTACACCTGCCAGTGCTCACCAGGGCACCTTCCGTCCACACCAGGGCCGTGGGTACCTGGAACAACCCGCTGCACAG ATGTCGCTTCAAACGATCCGGTGAGGAAATGCCACAACCGAAGGCTAGACGCGGCTCACGGCTCATCCCCAGACAAT GCTGCCTTCTGCACTTTATTGACCTCCACCTTCAGCGTCTTGGGAGACCCCTATGAAAGGAAGAACTCCACCATCTCTCTGGTG AAAGCCGCTGCGGGATTTGCCTCCATCCTGGAGCAGACGCCCTCCTGGTCCAACCTGAGCACGGAGCAGCTCTCCACCATGGCCACTGTCTTCCTGCAGAGCGTGGAGAGCATCGTGCTGGCTGCCTTCGCCAACCCCGCCGGGAATGGGAGCCAGACCATCCAGATGGAACAACTGG ATGTCCAGACCAAAGTCATTGAGGACGGCTGCCCCAGAAAGGACTCAGTCATCAGCCTGGAAGTCAAAGGGGAGACCATGAAGATTAGCTGCAGAACAATCCAGGGAACAGTGGCACGAG CCCGGGCTGGAGTGGCGTTTGCCTCCTACGTGGGCATGGAGTCCATCCTGAATGGCAGCTTCTTCCATGGCCAAAGGGCCACCTCAGTCTGGATGAATTCCAGGGTGGTGAGTGCCGTCCTGACCAGCCAGACCAAGACCGATTTCCTGGATCCAGTCAACTACACCTTCCAGAACATCATG ccaaGCAGCAGCCCCGACCAGCTCATCTGCGTCTCGTGGGAGGCCACGGCCTGGCAtggcagctgggctcaggcagggTGCGGGGTCCTACACAGCAATGCCACTCACACCACGTGCAGCTGCAATCACGTCTCCAACTTGGCTGTCCTCATGGCATCGGGGGAGATAACG GCAGGCTTCCCACTGTTCCTCGTCTCCCACATCGGGCTGGCCCTCTCTCTGCTGTGCCTCTTCCTCGCCATCCTCACCTTCCTCCTGAGCCGTTCCATCCGCAACGTGAACACCTCCATCCACCtgcagctctgcctctgcctcttcctggccGACCTGCTCTTCCTCACCGCGGTGGACAGCCCCGGCCATCAG CTGGCGTGCACCATCATTGCTGGCCTCCTGCACTACCTCTTCCTGGCCTGCTTCGCCTGGATGTTCCTGGAGGCCGTGGTGCTCTTCCTCACCATCCGCAACCTCGGGGTCGTCAACTATTTCAGCACCCACAGCCCCAAGATGCGGCACCTGAGCCTCTTCGGCTACGGCTTCCCCACCCTGGTGGTGGCCGTCTCGGCGGTGGTTATGCCGGAGGGCTACGGCAGGCAGGAAAA CTGCTGGCTCAGCATGGAAAAGGGGTTCATCTGGAGTTTCCTGGGACCGGTGTGTGTCATCATCGGG ATTAATTCCATCCTTTTTGCCTTAACCCTctggatgctgcagagaaagcttTCCAGGCTCAACACTGATGTGTCCACCCTCAAGGACACCAG GCTACTGACCTTTAAAGCCATCGCCCAAGTCTTCATTCTGGGCTGCACGTGGATTTTCGGTCTCCTTCAAGTCGGCCCAGTTGCCACTGTCATGGCGTATTTATTT